The Girardinichthys multiradiatus isolate DD_20200921_A chromosome 11, DD_fGirMul_XY1, whole genome shotgun sequence DNA window TCGATTTACTTTTGCTTGTAGGAAAACATGCATATATTATTCAAATCATTTCCACGTCCGCATCTTGCCCGGAccacaaaaaaggaaaactcccttagGTAGAGAGGGAGGAGAACAGTGCAGCCTGGTGTCTGGACTGAGCGGCTGTGAAACACAAGTTAATAGTTTTTTGACTTTTCTGACAGTTTTATTCATGGATTTGACTCAGGAATCCATCATTTCTCTGCTGGTGTTGGAGGGTGGCAAAGTGAAGAAATCCGAGCTGGTGGTGAAATTCGGATCCTCAGTGGACTGCGTCGATCCGGCGGAGAGAGATCGGAACAGAGAGCTCTTCAAGACTTTTGTGAACAATGTCGCTTACGTCAAAGAGATCGACGGAGCCCGGTACGTCGTTCTCAAAAAGGTCTACCAGCATTTGCTCGGAGGAAGCCAAACGACTGAAAACAGTACTGATAATAGTAATCAGGAGATGTCAGGTGAGCAGGAGCAGAGTCCACCTGTAGAAGATGAAAAGACTGAGAACTCCATGGACCCTAGAGGGCCCACTGTTTCTGAGGGACATCCTGTATCCTTATCTCCCATACAGCTGGCCCTGCAGAGGAGCAAGTGTGaggagaacaaagttaaaaagatgcTGAATTTTGATGTCAACAGGAAGGAGAAAGATGAAGCCAAGGTGCAGAGCAAACCGTACGCTCTGCCTTTGAGAATGCCAGCTTCTACCAGGGTGGAGATCCACAAACTGAAGCCAAACTCAGAAGAACTTCCCAAGAGCCAAAAACTAAACACCATCAAAGCCAAGAGGAAGCCATCCTCAGTGGACAGTCATTCGCCCCAGCTGAGGAGAGCAGCAAGGAGCTCCAAGGTTCCAGAGGATCTTGGCGGAGACTCAAGGATTTCCTCCATGTTCCCCCTGGACCATGCAGAGCATGAGTGGCTGGTGAAGTGTGCTGCAGGCCACTGGAATCAGGTCTATGGCCTGCTGCTCAGCGACTGCAAGCTCGCAGACAGGAAGGACTTCATCTCAGGGTTCACCATCCTTCACTGGGCTGCCAAGTGTGGGAACAGTAAGATGCTCCTCAAGGTCATGGACATGTTCCGTGAAGGAAGGGTCGACGTCGACATCAACGCAAAATCACACGGGGGGTACACTCCCTTACACATAGCTGCTCTGCACGACCAGGAGTACATCATGGCTATGTTAGTGGGCGAGTTTGGGGCTAATATGACCATTAGAGACAACTGCGGGAACAGGGCCTACCACTACCTGCATAAAGGCATTTCCAAAACTATCAGGGAGATGTTGAGTGAGCCCAAAGCTCAAGCACAAACTCAAGAGAAGGGCCCTCTTTCCCAGAGAGAGGAGCAGGACTTGCTGCCAGACCTCTCCAGGGGTCTGCACTCCATAACCCGTCTCTTCCAGCCGACGGTGATCAGccacaagaagaaaaacaatcagAGGTCCGGACTTTACTCTCTCAGCGAGGAGGAGCAAGAAGACTCTGGCTTCAGACACAGAGTGATGTCTAATGCTTCTATGTGTTGATGAACGATGGAAACGTcactttattctgttttttcgGTCCTAATTCATCAAACAAGACAAATACAACACAACAGACCAGGCATGGGCCAGTATGAAATTCTCACAGCATGATAACCTTCAGTACAAATGTTCTAgtagttggtttttttttgttagttttttccCGTTCTAGTAGTTTtactaaaaaaacagaaatgcaaaTAGTTATTCCTGCTGCTGCTAAAACATATTGACAATTACAGGCGTAATAAagcaatttataaaatttttttGATTTTCATACAGAGACTTtagtaaaaatttaaaacaaacacccaTATTAAAGAGGGTCTTAACCCCTGAgctaaaatattaaacttttttatagTCATTCTGCCTTTTATAAAGTAACATGTGCATAACAAAGCCAATATTAACTGGTAGATTAGTCAGGCTAGATAACTTGCCAACTTTAGCTTTAAATAAGAGTGATGACTTGTGTTTTTCACGTACAAAAATATCACAGACAGCCAAATGTATCTTTCTTGTAAGCAAGTGATAACTgtagtagccttctttcagctgGCTGgccagcagtgcacagcaacgaGGCGGGGGGCTTTCACGTTGCCTCACCATGAAAACGATAATAATGCTGATCTTATTgccttaatttaaaaaagaaaacaattattccTAATTATTCCTGCTAAAATAACCTGGCATACTGACAGTTACAGGTGCAGTGATATAAtcaataacatttgttttataattttcagACACACACTTAAATTGAAATATTCAGCCATTAAATTTAAGAATATGTCTGAAACGCAGAATATACACTTTTatagcatttctgttttttatagaCTGAGACAGATATAACAAACTAATATTAATGGGTTAATTAAATTGTGATGTGGGAACTCCTTTAGTCCACATCATGAGCTGTATTTTTAACAACCCCAATTATTTCCACACAGCCAAATATATCTTGCTTGTAAGCAAGGGATAATTgtagtagccttctttcagccccTTGACCAGCAGgatgcagcaacaggtgggggaaggGCTGCACTGCTTCACTCCTGTTTATTGAAACATTGTAACACATTTTTATGtggtttttaatcagtttttaatCATATCCGTTTCAGAAAGAAATGTTATTGATGTTTGGAATCTATTTTCAAAAGAACTTAATACAAGTAAAGAATTTACTGATCAAGACTCAACATGTTTTGCTTTCTGAGTTGTGTGATCATGGGGGGAGGCTTTACAAagggcaaaaataaaatgagggACGTATGTGTGAATCCAAATCTTCAGTAGCACTACAAttcattaaaaatttaaaatgtcagtGAAATGCATGGAAATGTTCACTTCTTTTTGTAACAAAAACTTTTAATAAGTTCCATTAAAGTTCTCGGATGTTCTAAATTTTACTAGAGGATTTATTAAAAGTATTTATGTTGTAACTAAAGTACATGAAATCCTGCTAAAAGCTTCAAAAATGGGTCATTTATTAAGAGCTGTCCAGGTGTTCCATAAATCTTTTATGTGACTCGGTGCCAAGATTTTCTTGAAATATTGCTCGGCTTGTTGAGACTGCTGTGATTCGGCCTGATAAGCAGCTCACTGGGGCTAGGTGTGTTCATTTGCAGCTGGAAGCAATGATATCAGCATGAAGCCGAGACCCACAAAAGGAGAAGTCTGAGGGGGGAAAAAATCATCATCTCCCTCACTGCTGTTTGTCCTCTGCTTCTACTGTGAGTCATGATGTCACTTCCCCGACAGCCCTAAATGTTCCTGCGTGAAGACGATGAGTTATCTCCCAGCCATGAGGTTTTGTTACGCAAATGTCCTTTTCTGAGGCAGCTGCGAGGGAAAAATAGGCTGGGATGAGCAGAGAAATGGAAGGAATTAAAAATACAGCGTACATTTCTGCATTCAAGAGTAAAGATTACTATATGGAAGTGTTGAAATGAAACATATCAgggaaaatttattttcatgcatGGTCTATATAGCTTCTTGATTGCATCGGGCTTCAGTCCTTTAAAGAAAATAGTGagttttaagttattttttacTACCTTTCTATTTGACATTTTagtaaatttagtttttcataGCGGCAATCAACTACAAATGTCATATTAAGGCATTTAACAAGACAAAAAGGTCAGATAACAATGACAACTTCGACATCTGGAGATATTGAAAAGAGgattaaacagtttttaataatagTCAATTCTCTAACTAACATTAATTGAAGATACATAGAACAAAGGGCTTAGACCTCtaaaaaaaagtgtaaattaagttaaaaactgaatattGAAAATCAGTTTACCTGAAAAGGTGTAGTTAAAAAGTTGCATCAGTGTCTTTGTTCAGGCTAAGTTTGGACAGGAGCACATTAACTTCCCAACCTGAACTAGCGATTGACAACCATTATTGTGGTTTAAAGTTGTTTATCTTCATAGTGGCTCAACAGCTGCTCACCTGCCCTCATGTAATGCCATAATATCAACCCCTATGCTGAGTTGTCCATTATCCCAACAAGCCAAATGATAAAGACTTCCTGTTAACAACAAATATCAAAAGGCTCCAacagtgcaaagaaaaataaacccaTATGAGGTCTAAAGTAAAGCACCAGCAGAGCCGGCCCAATAGGTGAACTGGTGCATACCGCCCCCAGGCTTGTAATTCGTGGTTTTTGAATAGCAAATTTAAGAACagcacaggggactgtactctcaccattccttttcactctgtacactcaaacgtccagtacaagacagactcctgtcatctgcagaaatactcggatgattctgcagtcgtggggtggatcagagatgaacaagaagctgagtacaggaaggtggtggaccgctttgtggcatggtgtggaaacaatcatctcattttgaatgtgactaaaacaaaggagatggttgtagattttaagagaaacaggaataagtcaaaaactatttctatcatgggagaagaagtggaggtggtagaggaatataaatacctcggtgttcacctggacaataaactgtgaagccatctacaagaagggacagagcagactgtacttcttgaggaagcttaggtcctttggtgtttgcagcaagatgctgcatatcttctataagtctgttgtggagagtgtgatctcttctaccatcatctgctggggaagcagcatcagagccagggacttaaaacagctcaacaagctgataaaaatggCTGGCTGTGTTCTGGGgattcctctggaacctctggagatcattgtggaaagacggattcttcataaaatgaagaacattatggagaaccctgagcatcctcttcatgagactgtcctacaacaacagtgtcttcagtcagaggcttcttcagatctgctgtaagacggagcgctacaggagatctttcctgcccacagccatcagcatctacaacggctcttttaggaaaccttcataatatgagctataacaacatttaatttccctttgggattaataaagtatttttgaattgaattgaagacaATTAAAGATTGTTCAAGTGTAAAtttatttaggattttattATAAATTTATACAAAGGAAATGTTTCATATTTCACAGTTACAATGAAAGGCCTGCTGTGTCCAGTGAAAACTGGAATTGGGGCCCCAAATCAAATTTTGCCAAAGGCCCTGTTAAATATTGAGCCGGTCCTGGTTACAAAAAGGATTGTGGCAAAAATAAGACAACATTACAAGCCAGCAAGCATGAGAAGACAAGATTAATTCCAGAAATACAAATAATAGCAGAAAATAGATGCAGAGTGTGGAAATAAGGTCGTATGTGACTTAAAATACTTTATGTATGACCAGGTGTAGCAAAGTTAGGCAGAGGCTAAATTTAAAGAAGAATTTACAGActgttttgtcttttgtctTTACTTGCACACTTATTCTGAGGACAATCTTTGGTTAATCTTCATGGGTGTGTTGAGTAATGACTGGTAGGTGAGGCTGACTAAGGTGTGCTGACATTCCTGTGGGTGGGGAGTTCAGAGTTCAGACTGAACGCCTGAATCATAcgttttgttttgcttattttaaCAGCTGatgcaatacaaaaaaaaaatgccaccCTGTTTGCCGTGTGCGGTTTTCACCAATTCCTCACACTCCAATCGCAGTTTGAAGGTTTTCCCCGTGGTCTGTTTTCATGGCTTTAACAATATGCATTTATTTTCCGACAGAATTAACTTGTTTTCGTAGTTTCGTAGTCTCTTCCTTTTCATTAAGTGATTGGTGAGGCTGGAGAAAGTAGCCGCAGGAAAAACAACCGCGGTGAAGTTGGTTTTGAGTTGGACATTGGATATTCACGCTCCGCAGATTCAGCGGCGTCCCCGTCCTGATTGAACCGATGCTGGCAGTCTGATTCCGGGCAGCCGGTCTCTGCTTGTTCCCTCCTTTCACACACGGTGGTTCGCTTAGGGACCGTCACTCTCGAGGGACAAAAATTAATAGCTTTTAGGTCACATGACCTAGTGACACAAAACTAATGTTAAATCATTCTACTAGACTGCATAGATGAGGAACacaaattttttaaaatctgattttaatcCATTTTCTAGTTCTTTATAGACGTTTTGTAATCACACTGGATCATTTTTCACCGGTTACTCCGGCTtcatcccacagtccaaaaacatggctgtaaggtaaattggtctctctaaattgcccttaggtgtaaatgagtgtgtgcatggttgtttgtcccgtgtgtctgtgtgttgccctgcgatggattggtgacctggccagggtgtaccctgtctctcgcccttagactgctggagataggcaccagctcgcCTGTGACCCAGTATAGAATAattggtatagaagatgaatgaatgaatgaatgaacaattGATCGTTTTGATTAAACATAGGGTTATTATACATACTGTGATCAGTTGCAAGTTGATTCTCAAAGCTTACAAGCTACAGTCATATGCAAAACATCCATTTTAGCAGATCACACTTGCTTTTTTGAAACTGTCCAGCTTTACTGTATAAGTCTTTAATGCATAAACTCTTTCACCCACATCAGTAGTTGACAGAGGTATGTGtgtgattgtattttttaagttcATATTTCACTTATTTGTCAACGTTTACTTCATTATTTTAAGATTCATATCAACAAATGTTCAGATATGCTGGCAAAGACAGTTTTAGggactttaaatatttataaaatattaagttgtttaTGTAGAATATTGCAAACCTGTTTAATGAGGCTGTCCATGTATAGGGAGTGGTTGACACCAATTACCGCCTAAATCACTCCACAGCTGGTGTGATTCAGTTTGGTGACAGAATAGAGCTTCCTCTTCACAGTTTACCAAAGGTAATATATATGTTAATTGTGAAATTGTGCCAATGTAAGAAGTAGAACTCTCATACATCAGCTACAATGAGTTAAACATGACTGGGAATTAACAAATCTGCCATATAAACCAGTAATTCATTAGTGAAGATTTTTAATAATGTGTCTGTCAGAAGTTGTACTTcactaaaataaatgtcttaCACACTACGTCCGGAAAGTATTCATAGCGTTGTGCTTTTTCaacatttagttatgttacagCGTTCTTCCAAATGATTTCAAATTAATGTCTTTCCTCTAAGTTCTATGCACAATACCCCATTATGACCATGTgaaagaagtttgtttttgcaaatttatttaaaatagaaaactaagaaatcacatttacataagtatttacagtttttgcTTAATACTTTGCTCATCCACCTTGGGCAGCAATTATGGCCTCAAGTCTATTTGAATATGATGCCACAAGCTTAGCACACCTATCTTCAGGcagttttgcccattcttccttggaCTACATCCCAAGCTCCATCAGGTTGAATGGGAGAAGCCTGTGCAGAGCCATATTTAGATCTCCCCAGATGTTTAACTGGATTCATGTCTGGACTCTGGCTTGACCACTCCAGAACATTCACAGAGTCCTTTGTCGTGATGAGCTGTTGTGGTAGGACCAATGTGCAAAGAAGGCTTCCAGGAACAAGGTGAATGAATGTAAGTTCAGTTTAATAAACCTTACTCAAACTCCAGACAGGCTTGACGGGTTGAATGGTGAATGGTTGACAGCCTGTCCGGATTTTGATTAAGGTTTATTAAACTGAACTCACCGTCATTCACCTTGTTCCTGGAAGCCTTCTTTGCACGTTGTCCTACCACAACAGCTCATtgtgacagaaggaaccagcctaATGGACCAAGCAGAGAGGTTAGAAAGGGGGTAAAAAAAGATGAGGTGATTGCAAGGTTGTTTTGCACCTCTTCAGTTCTCCCAGCTCACCATGGCATAGATTGGAGGCTGCAAATCGGCAGAAGGACTGGGTGGAAGTATGGGGTAGTTTTTTCCCTCAGAGTCCTCTGGCCCACAAGACCGTCAAAAAAGAGCGTCAGAAAGCTCTGGAGGAAATCTGCTCTTCCATCCTGAAGCTTCCAGCTTCCTTCTCCTCTCGCTTCACCGCTGAGGGTTCTGCTGGCGCTTCAGCTCCTGTCTCTGCTGGAGGTCAGCTAGACGCCTCAGTTTCTGCTCCTGTTCCTGGCTCCACTGAAAGTTGGTGCAACGCTTCAGTTCCTGGCTCCACTGAGGGTTTTGCCAGCACTTCAGCTCCTGCTTCCGCTGAAGGTCGTTCCTGATCCTGACCCTGTTCCTGttcatgaggggttcaaggacaAACCGCCTCAGTTACCTGATCTTGTTCCTGTTCAtgaggggttcgaggacgaaCTGCCTTCACTTcctgatcctgttcctggtcctgttccggaggggttcgAGGATGAACCGCCTTCACTTCCTGTCCATGAGGGGTTCGAGAACGAACCGCCTCAGTCTCCTGACCCTGTTCCTGTTCATGAGGGGTTCAAAGACAAATCGCCTCAGTTATCTGATCCTGTTCCTGTTCATGAGGAGTTCGAGGATGAACCGCCTTGGTCTGGTGATCCTGTTCCTGTCCGTAAGAGAGGTTTGGGGACGAACTGCCTCCACTTTCTGTTCGGGTTCCTGAGCTCCACCGCCGGCCTTCTTGAGGCCATCCTCCTGAACGGGTTCGCCAagagtcctctactctgctcctTCGTGGCCGGCCTCCAGACAAGCTTCTTCGTAAGTTCTCATGGCTTCGTCACTGGCCTCCAAACAGCCTGCTTTTTCATCGCAGACCTCCAAGACTCCATCACAGTCGTCGTAGACCTCCCAGCCGTCCACCTGAATTCTGTGTCTGTCAACCCGGAGGTTGCCTGCCTGAAGAGTCGTAGTGGTTCCAAACTTCTTCCATTTACAAATGATGGAGGCTGCTAGTTGTGGTGACATATCCTTAAAATGTGGAAACCTCTTAGTGgtttaaatacacattttaagaatgtgtcACCACACTTTTTAGTCTAGATGTCATTCTTTAATTAACACtggcagaagtattcataccccatagACTGTTCCACATACTACAACCACATATTTTATCATACTATCTCTTTATTAAGCAACATAACttgcactgaaaaaaatatcCTTTATCCACTTTAATGCTGTGAAACCACAAATTACCAAACATTTGTATGTGATgaccaatacaaagtacaaCGATAAAAACAGATCGTTTCCTGTCGTTAAACTaagcaaaacctgaaaagtgtgaccTGCATGTGTGTTTAGCTCCCACAAGTCAACACTTATAAAACCATTGGGTtctttacagctgcaagtgttttgTCAATATGTTTCATCTAGCTTTGAGGGTGTACTTATGGCTCAAACAAATCTTATGTATTGTCCATAAAAAGGCTTGTtctttctaaaacatgaatatggtttgatataaaccatggatcaccagtgacctgaaggacctgcttagcAGGAAAAAAGAGTCTTCAAAGAGGGAGATAGGTAATTATTGAAGAGTATACAGAAGTAACTTAAATTATAGATAAgggacagcaaggaggtgtacaagaagaagctagggagcaagctccagcaaaacagtatcagagatgtgtggtcagggataaacaagatcacaggcttcaagcagaaggatgatcagacagATGGAGGTTTGGACAGAgtcaatgaactaaacacattcttcaataggtttaGTTcaaaaacaagctcagcatccttctctcctgctcacaaccaaacagctttcctgtcacacctcaaatgttttatcttccacctcagccatggacccttctgcttctacatgtttgccttcaaccaaatcagaagatgctgatgctccttTTGCTTCCTCCTTCGACCtttgtgtctcaagaagtcaagtgatgattcaactggaaagactgaaccagaataaagctgcaggtccagatcgtgtcaaccctagagtcctgaaggcctatgcagagcagctctgtgggctTCTGCAgtacctcttcaaccttagcctggcccagaagaaggttccaatgttgtggaaggcctcttgtcttgttccggtaccaaacaAAATCCCCCATCAACCCTCAATGActatatttctgtttctctgacatcccacatcatgaaggtcctagagagactcccgTTAGTCCACCAAGTAAACACAATCAACTATCAGGACCCTtttagtttgcttatcgctgtggagttggagttgaagatgccatcatagacctgcttcaacaaaccaaCTGTCATCTGggcaaagccagcagcactgtgaggatcatgttctttgatttttccAGTACATGTAATACAATTCAATCTGACttcctttgtcagaaactccaaaaTACTCAggggcctcaacaatctcctggtcaaagactacctgacaaaaagaccacagtttgtgagactgaaaggttgtgagtctaaccaggtagtcagcagcacaggagcaccacaggggactgtactctcaccattgcttttcactctgtacacctcagacttccagtacaagacagactcctgtctgGGGTCAAACACTAGTTCCATAATGGaagtataaatacctctgtgttcacctggacaacagactgaacTGGAGATGCAACTGTTAAGCCGCCtgcaagaagggacagagcagactgcagTAAGATattgcatatcttctataaatctgttgtggagagtgcgATCTCTTCTGCGATCATCTGCTGGGTAGCAGCATTAGAGCCAGGGACTTTAAAAAGCTCAGCAAGCTAGTAAAGaatgctggctctgttctggggactcctctggaacctctggagaccATTGTGCaatgaaggattcttcataaaataaagaacagcatagagaaccctgagcatcctcttcatcagacagTCATACAACAGTGTAtttagtcagaggcttcttcagatctgctgtaagacagaccgctacaggagatccttttttcccacagccatcagcatctagaACGATATTAACAGATCGAGTGTGGCTGTGATAGATGGCTCCATGTGCAGTGCCTCAACACAAACaatggtgaaaatttaaatgcaaagaaaggcAGCTGGAAATGTCCATCATGCAAGTAAGGAGCAAAGTGTGAAGTGTGTCCAATAAtactagaaataaattattataaattatatGTTGGAACTAAAACTGTATATCTGTTAGATTGCTTTAAGACTGTACCTCATATGTCATATTTAGTAGAATAGTTTAGCATTCATTTTGTGAAAGGCACATTACCTTAAAactgttgagaaaaaaaaaatcatgaaatttgatttttttaaattcttaatagaaaatgcatcaaaatcagataaaaagaagTGTGTCTCATCTATTTAGTCTAGTAAAATGATTTGACATAAGTTTTGTGAAACTGGGTCATGTGACCTGAAAgctattgaaaaacaaaaatcaggcattttgagaaaaatgcatataaaatagaaaatacattaaaatcgGATAAAAATGAGTGTGTCTCATCTATTCAATCTAGTAGAATGATTTAACTTTAGTTTTGTACCACTGGGTCATGTGACAAAATCCtgaattttgatttaaaaacatcatgaaaaatataaaatgcaatcaaatctgatttttaaaaaaatgtgtgtatCATCTTTTCACTTTAATAGAATGATTTTACATAAATGTTCGGTCACTAGGTCATGTGACCTAAAAGTTATTCATTTTTGTCTCTCAAGAGTGTTTGGTGAGgaaatttattgacggtcccgGAATCAGACTGCCAGCGTCGGTTCAATCAGGACGGGGAGGCGGCTGAATCTACGGAGCGtgaatatccaatatccaactcaaaactaacttcaccgcggtggAAAGACACCCAACCCCAGAGATAATTAATTCTGTTTACATACTGGAGGAAGGCGGAAGCAGCAACCCTGGCTCTGTTCAAAGTTCAATAATATACTTGTCGACACGCTTCGCCAATTAGCTGCGTCTCGCAGTTTAATCTGCAGGCACGTAAACGGAAAGACGGCTTTTGTATAATAAACAAACAGGCAGCTAGTTGTAGAGGCGTTCATGggcgttgtttttttttttatgttttaccttTTAGGAACTCAAACCGACAGTTTCCTCAATTTGAGTCTTGAATCGTAAACATGACCAAATCCCGCACATTTTTTGACACTGATAAATGTTTGTTATTTGAGTTTGATTCAACAACAGTTActttaattcagtcagtcagtcattttctacagcttaatccatactgggtcacggggagctggtgcctgtctcaaATTTGTCTATTTGAGAGCTGACCAATTCCATCTTTTTCCCCCTAACAACTCTGAGCAACTTCTTCGTTTTTGTTGGAAGAAAAGCATCCTGTGGCtcaccatatacaggtccttctcaaaatattagcatattgtgataaagttcattattttccataatgtcatgatgaaaatttaacattcatatattttagattcattgcacactatctgaaatatttcaggtcttttattgtcttaatacggatgattgtggcatacagctcatgaaaacccaaaattcctatctcacaaaattagcatatttcatccgaccaataaaagaaaagtgtttttaatacaaaaaacgtcaaccttcaaataatcatgttcagttatgcactcaatacttggtcgggaatcctttggcagaaatgactgcttcaatgcggcgtggcatggaggcaatcagcctgtggcactgctgaggtcttatggaggcccaggatgcttcgatagcggcctttagctcatccagagtgttgggtcttgagtctctcaacgttctcttcacaatatcccacagattctctatggggttcaggtcaggagagttggcaggccaattgagcacagtgaaaccatggtcagtaaaccatttaccagtggttttggcactgtgagcaggtgccaggtcgtgctgaaaaatgaaatcttcatctccataaagcttttcagcagatggaagcatgaagtgctccaaaatctcctgatagctagctgcattgaccctgcccttgataaaacacagtggaccaacaccagcagctgacacggcaccccagaccatcactgactgtgggtacttgacactggacttctggcattttggcatttccttctccccagtcttcctccagactctggcaccttgatttccgaatgacatgcagaatttgctttcatccgaaaaaagtactttggaccactgagcaacagtccagtgctgcttctctgtagcccaggtcaggcgcttctgccgctgtttctggttcaaaagtggcttgacctggggaatgcggcacctgtagcccatttcctgcacacgcctgtgcacggtggctctgaatgtttctactccagactcagtccactgcttccgcaggtcccccaaggtctggaatcggcccttctccacaatcttcctcagggtccggtcacctcttctcgttgtgcagtgttttctgccactctct harbors:
- the LOC124876495 gene encoding ankyrin repeat domain-containing protein SOWAHA-like, with the protein product MDLTQESIISLLVLEGGKVKKSELVVKFGSSVDCVDPAERDRNRELFKTFVNNVAYVKEIDGARYVVLKKVYQHLLGGSQTTENSTDNSNQEMSGEQEQSPPVEDEKTENSMDPRGPTVSEGHPVSLSPIQLALQRSKCEENKVKKMLNFDVNRKEKDEAKVQSKPYALPLRMPASTRVEIHKLKPNSEELPKSQKLNTIKAKRKPSSVDSHSPQLRRAARSSKVPEDLGGDSRISSMFPLDHAEHEWLVKCAAGHWNQVYGLLLSDCKLADRKDFISGFTILHWAAKCGNSKMLLKVMDMFREGRVDVDINAKSHGGYTPLHIAALHDQEYIMAMLVGEFGANMTIRDNCGNRAYHYLHKGISKTIREMLSEPKAQAQTQEKGPLSQREEQDLLPDLSRGLHSITRLFQPTVISHKKKNNQRSGLYSLSEEEQEDSGFRHRVMSNASMC